In Paroedura picta isolate Pp20150507F chromosome 12, Ppicta_v3.0, whole genome shotgun sequence, one DNA window encodes the following:
- the FAM163B gene encoding protein FAM163B isoform X2, with amino-acid sequence MTAGTVVITGGILATVILLCIIAVLCYCRLQYYCCKKDESEEDADEPDFAVDSHIPPLHCNRNVALTNGPSLYHSSPYKKPSQCRTVCPNCSHFEPPTFFLQEPEEEVRNGGDRINYKAISQEDLELPVTVSSLQALNPNRLTAMREAFSRSRSISTDV; translated from the exons ATGACAGCCGGAACTGTGGTCATCACAGGCGGAATCTTAGCAACTGTCATCTTACTTTGTATCATAGCTGTGCTCTGCTACTGTAGGCTTCAG TATTATTGCTGCAAGAAGGATGAATCAGAAGAAGACGCAGATGAGCCGGACTTTGCTGTGGATTCTCACATCCCTCCGCTCCATTGCAACCGCAATGTGGCACTGACCAACGGCCCTTCTTTGTACCATTCCTCCCCCTACAAGAAGCCCTCCCAGTGCCGGACGGTCTGTCCCAACTGCTCCCATTTTGAGCCCCCCACGTTCTTCCTGCAAGAGCCTGAAGAGGAAGTCCGGAATGGAGGGGACCGCATCAACTACAAGGCCATCAGCCAGGAAGATCTGGAGCTGCCCGTCACTGTGAGCAGCCTCCAGGCCCTGAATCCCAACCGCTTGACGGCCATGCGTGAGGCCTTCTCCCGCAGCCGTAGCATCAGCACTGATGTCTGA
- the FAM163B gene encoding protein FAM163B isoform X1, with amino-acid sequence MTAGTVVITGGILATVILLCIIAVLCYCRLQVLGPNNYYCCKKDESEEDADEPDFAVDSHIPPLHCNRNVALTNGPSLYHSSPYKKPSQCRTVCPNCSHFEPPTFFLQEPEEEVRNGGDRINYKAISQEDLELPVTVSSLQALNPNRLTAMREAFSRSRSISTDV; translated from the exons ATGACAGCCGGAACTGTGGTCATCACAGGCGGAATCTTAGCAACTGTCATCTTACTTTGTATCATAGCTGTGCTCTGCTACTGTAGGCTTCAGGTATTGGGACCAAACAAT TATTATTGCTGCAAGAAGGATGAATCAGAAGAAGACGCAGATGAGCCGGACTTTGCTGTGGATTCTCACATCCCTCCGCTCCATTGCAACCGCAATGTGGCACTGACCAACGGCCCTTCTTTGTACCATTCCTCCCCCTACAAGAAGCCCTCCCAGTGCCGGACGGTCTGTCCCAACTGCTCCCATTTTGAGCCCCCCACGTTCTTCCTGCAAGAGCCTGAAGAGGAAGTCCGGAATGGAGGGGACCGCATCAACTACAAGGCCATCAGCCAGGAAGATCTGGAGCTGCCCGTCACTGTGAGCAGCCTCCAGGCCCTGAATCCCAACCGCTTGACGGCCATGCGTGAGGCCTTCTCCCGCAGCCGTAGCATCAGCACTGATGTCTGA